In one window of Archocentrus centrarchus isolate MPI-CPG fArcCen1 chromosome 11, fArcCen1, whole genome shotgun sequence DNA:
- the LOC115788393 gene encoding uncharacterized protein LOC115788393 isoform X1 produces MCIKYFVKTLNSDQHCLALFVPFSQIAMASSKPARLKVILAESNTEKLTLPNDIPDSLDELLSKVKDTFGLKTNIRLQYMDKDFGNDFFNLSSTSKLEDLGTVKVIQEKAIQTFVDVIETAPSSSTVHSDDSSSLASNDTVILSSPESLSSQTQQWPANFPIPIFSYQEVVNEEPGREDFKDRWPALFQQKEINAEFQRLMALPLEQTSLAQLDRHSSQLIEVIQAKGGATRAKMVGIMRSYDEVFSRHWDSKGMCSERAHHLCWRECKRPY; encoded by the exons ATgtgtataaaatattttgtaaagactTTAAATAGTGACCAGCATTGCTTAGCTCTGTTTGTGCCCTTTTCTCAGATTGCCATGGCAAGTTCAAAACCTGCAAGACTGAAGGTGATTCTAGCAGAGAGCAACACTGAAAAACTGACTCTTCCAAATGACATACCAGACTCTCTGGATGAGCTTCTCAGCAAGGTGAAGGATACCTTTGGTTTAAAGACCAACATCAGATTGCAATATATGGACAAAGACTTTGGTAATGACTTCTTCAACCTCAGCTCAACTTCTAAACTTGAGGACTTGGGAACAGTCAAGGTGATTCAAGAAAAAGCCATTCAAACTTTTGTTGATGTCATTGAAACAGCTCCATCTTCTTCTACAGTTCACTCTGATGACAGCAGTTCTTTAGCCTCAAATGACACTGTGATCCTCTCCTCCCCTGAATCCTTGTCATCGCAAACACAACAATGGCCAGCCAACTTTCCCATTCCCATATTTTCATATCAGGAGGTGGTGAATGAAGAACCTGGTAGAGAGGATTTCAAGGACAGATGGCCTGCTCTGTTCCAACAGAAAGAG ATTAATGCAGAGTTCCAGAGGCTCATGGCTCTTCCCCTTGAGCAGACTTCCTTGGCCCAGTTGGACAGGCACTCAAGTCAGCTGATTGAAGTCATCCAGGCCAAAGGAGGAGCAACACGTGCAAAAATGGTTGGCATCATGAGAAGTTATGATGAG gttttctccagACATTGGGATTCGAAGGGAATGTGTTCTGAAAGGGCTCATCACCTTTGTTGGAGAGAATGCAAAAGACCTTATTAA
- the LOC115788393 gene encoding uncharacterized protein LOC115788393 isoform X2 — translation MASSKPARLKVILAESNTEKLTLPNDIPDSLDELLSKVKDTFGLKTNIRLQYMDKDFGNDFFNLSSTSKLEDLGTVKVIQEKAIQTFVDVIETAPSSSTVHSDDSSSLASNDTVILSSPESLSSQTQQWPANFPIPIFSYQEVVNEEPGREDFKDRWPALFQQKEINAEFQRLMALPLEQTSLAQLDRHSSQLIEVIQAKGGATRAKMVGIMRSYDEVFSRHWDSKGMCSERAHHLCWRECKRPY, via the exons ATGGCAAGTTCAAAACCTGCAAGACTGAAGGTGATTCTAGCAGAGAGCAACACTGAAAAACTGACTCTTCCAAATGACATACCAGACTCTCTGGATGAGCTTCTCAGCAAGGTGAAGGATACCTTTGGTTTAAAGACCAACATCAGATTGCAATATATGGACAAAGACTTTGGTAATGACTTCTTCAACCTCAGCTCAACTTCTAAACTTGAGGACTTGGGAACAGTCAAGGTGATTCAAGAAAAAGCCATTCAAACTTTTGTTGATGTCATTGAAACAGCTCCATCTTCTTCTACAGTTCACTCTGATGACAGCAGTTCTTTAGCCTCAAATGACACTGTGATCCTCTCCTCCCCTGAATCCTTGTCATCGCAAACACAACAATGGCCAGCCAACTTTCCCATTCCCATATTTTCATATCAGGAGGTGGTGAATGAAGAACCTGGTAGAGAGGATTTCAAGGACAGATGGCCTGCTCTGTTCCAACAGAAAGAG ATTAATGCAGAGTTCCAGAGGCTCATGGCTCTTCCCCTTGAGCAGACTTCCTTGGCCCAGTTGGACAGGCACTCAAGTCAGCTGATTGAAGTCATCCAGGCCAAAGGAGGAGCAACACGTGCAAAAATGGTTGGCATCATGAGAAGTTATGATGAG gttttctccagACATTGGGATTCGAAGGGAATGTGTTCTGAAAGGGCTCATCACCTTTGTTGGAGAGAATGCAAAAGACCTTATTAA
- the LOC115788158 gene encoding terminal nucleotidyltransferase 5C-like isoform X2: MFFHKRRPRERRTGTVSQLIHGHPNITDSSRTRRIVLSCSNSAATRSLDIPLTPVVMSSGDASEQSRRVSVLSWDQVRRLDSILGESVPIHGRGNFPTLSVQPRQIVQVVRARLEEHGVVVRDVKLNGSAASHVLHEDNGLGYKDLDLIFGLNLTDDKTFRLVKDVVLDCLVDFLPEGVCRERITALALKEAYVQKLVKVCNETDRWSLISLSNNTGKNVELKFVDTLRRQFEFSVDSFQITLDSLLLFDRCSKTAMSESFHPTVQGESMYGDFEEALDHLRSKTIATRSPEEIRGGGLLKYCHLLVRGFRPSSAAQMKQMQRYMCSRFFIDFPDISEQQRKLEGYLQNHFAGMERRQTLALISALALRVMAEQNAIPALSNITCYYQPAPYVRDVNFNNYYVAQVQSPMATCSNSYQTWLPCS, from the exons ATGTTCTTCCACAAGCGGAGACCGAGAGAGAGACGCACTGGGACAGTTTCTCAGCTCATCCACGGTCATCCTAACATCACCGACTCTTCTCGTACGAGGAGAATTGTTTTAAGTTGTTCTAATAGTGCAGCGACACGTTCTCTGGACATCCCGTTGACTCCGGTCGTCATGTCCTCCGGTGATGCCTCGGAGCAGAGTCGGCGGGTGAGCGTGCTGTCTTGGGATCAGGTGCGGCGTTTGGACTCCATCCTTGGAGAGAGCGTACCGATCCACGGCCGAGGAAACTTCCCCACGCTGTCAGTGCAGCCCCGGCAGATCGTTCAG GTGGTCAGGGCTCGACTGGAGGAGCATGGCGTGGTGGTACGTGATGTTAAGCTGAACGGTTCAGCAGCTAGCCATGTACTTCACGAGGACAACGGCCTTGGCTACAAAGACTTAGACCTGATCTTTGGCCTGAATCTGACTGATGACAAAACCTTCCGGCTGGTGAAGGATGTGGTGCTGGACTGCCTGGTGGACTTCTTACCTGAAGGGGTGTGCAGAGAGCGAATCACAGCCCTTGCCCTAAAGGAGGCGTATGTGCAGAAGTTGGTGAAAGTTTGCAATGAGACAGACCGCTGGAGCCTCATCTCACTGTCCAACAACACCGGCAAAAACGTGGAACTGAAGTTTGTGGACACCCTGAGAAGGCAGTTTGAGTTCAGCGTCGACTCCTTCCAGATCACTCTGGACTCACTGCTGCTTTTTGACCGCTGCTCGAAGACAGCCATGTCCGAGTCCTTCCACCCTACAGTGCAGGGGGAGAGTATGTATGGAGACTTTGAGGAAGCTCTGGATCATCTTCGCTCCAAGACTATCGCCACGCGCAGCCCAGAAGAGATCCGGGGTGGAGGGCTGCTCAAgtactgccacctgctggtgaGAGGTTTCCGGCCATCTTCTGCAGCTCAGATGAAACAGATGCAGCGCTACATGTGCTCGCGCTTCTTCATCGACTTCCCCGACATAAGTGAGCAGCAGAGAAAATTGGAGGGATATCTGCAGAACCACTTTGCAGGCATG GAGCGCCGACAAACGCTTGCACTTATTTCTGCCCTGGCACTGCGCGTAATGGCCGAACAGAATGCTATCCCTGCTCTGTCCAACATCACCTGCTACTACCAGCCTGCTCCCTATGTCAGAGACGTCAACTTCAACAATTACTACGTGGCACAGGTTCAGTCACCCATGGCTACGTGCAGTAACTCTTATCAAACGTGGCTGCCTTGCAGCTGA
- the LOC115788158 gene encoding terminal nucleotidyltransferase 5C-like isoform X1, which translates to MFFHKRRPRERRTGTVSQLIHGHPNITDSSRTRRIVLSCSNSAATRSLDIPLTPVVMSSGDASEQSRRVSVLSWDQVRRLDSILGESVPIHGRGNFPTLSVQPRQIVQVVRARLEEHGVVVRDVKLNGSAASHVLHEDNGLGYKDLDLIFGLNLTDDKTFRLVKDVVLDCLVDFLPEGVCRERITALALKEAYVQKLVKVCNETDRWSLISLSNNTGKNVELKFVDTLRRQFEFSVDSFQITLDSLLLFDRCSKTAMSESFHPTVQGESMYGDFEEALDHLRSKTIATRSPEEIRGGGLLKYCHLLVRGFRPSSAAQMKQMQRYMCSRFFIDFPDISEQQRKLEGYLQNHFAGMEHKRYDYLVTLRQVVDESTVCLMGHERRQTLALISALALRVMAEQNAIPALSNITCYYQPAPYVRDVNFNNYYVAQVQSPMATCSNSYQTWLPCS; encoded by the exons ATGTTCTTCCACAAGCGGAGACCGAGAGAGAGACGCACTGGGACAGTTTCTCAGCTCATCCACGGTCATCCTAACATCACCGACTCTTCTCGTACGAGGAGAATTGTTTTAAGTTGTTCTAATAGTGCAGCGACACGTTCTCTGGACATCCCGTTGACTCCGGTCGTCATGTCCTCCGGTGATGCCTCGGAGCAGAGTCGGCGGGTGAGCGTGCTGTCTTGGGATCAGGTGCGGCGTTTGGACTCCATCCTTGGAGAGAGCGTACCGATCCACGGCCGAGGAAACTTCCCCACGCTGTCAGTGCAGCCCCGGCAGATCGTTCAG GTGGTCAGGGCTCGACTGGAGGAGCATGGCGTGGTGGTACGTGATGTTAAGCTGAACGGTTCAGCAGCTAGCCATGTACTTCACGAGGACAACGGCCTTGGCTACAAAGACTTAGACCTGATCTTTGGCCTGAATCTGACTGATGACAAAACCTTCCGGCTGGTGAAGGATGTGGTGCTGGACTGCCTGGTGGACTTCTTACCTGAAGGGGTGTGCAGAGAGCGAATCACAGCCCTTGCCCTAAAGGAGGCGTATGTGCAGAAGTTGGTGAAAGTTTGCAATGAGACAGACCGCTGGAGCCTCATCTCACTGTCCAACAACACCGGCAAAAACGTGGAACTGAAGTTTGTGGACACCCTGAGAAGGCAGTTTGAGTTCAGCGTCGACTCCTTCCAGATCACTCTGGACTCACTGCTGCTTTTTGACCGCTGCTCGAAGACAGCCATGTCCGAGTCCTTCCACCCTACAGTGCAGGGGGAGAGTATGTATGGAGACTTTGAGGAAGCTCTGGATCATCTTCGCTCCAAGACTATCGCCACGCGCAGCCCAGAAGAGATCCGGGGTGGAGGGCTGCTCAAgtactgccacctgctggtgaGAGGTTTCCGGCCATCTTCTGCAGCTCAGATGAAACAGATGCAGCGCTACATGTGCTCGCGCTTCTTCATCGACTTCCCCGACATAAGTGAGCAGCAGAGAAAATTGGAGGGATATCTGCAGAACCACTTTGCAGGCATGGAGCACAAGCGCTACGACTATCTGGTGACTCTGAGGCAAGTGGTGGATGAAAGCACTGTGTGCCTGATGGGACACGAGCGCCGACAAACGCTTGCACTTATTTCTGCCCTGGCACTGCGCGTAATGGCCGAACAGAATGCTATCCCTGCTCTGTCCAACATCACCTGCTACTACCAGCCTGCTCCCTATGTCAGAGACGTCAACTTCAACAATTACTACGTGGCACAGGTTCAGTCACCCATGGCTACGTGCAGTAACTCTTATCAAACGTGGCTGCCTTGCAGCTGA